The Deinococcota bacterium DNA segment GCACGTCGTCGTACAGTCGTGAGAAGGTGCGCTTTGAAGGTTCGCCGCGCCACTCGACGCCGAGGTCCAAATCGGAGGTCCGGCGGGCGTCGCCGCGGGCAAACGAGCCGAAGACGAAAAGATCCGCCCCCTGCTGACGGTAGGCTCGAGCAAGCCCTTGCAGGGCCTCGAGGAGCCGGGGAGGCAGGGGGATGTCCGGTGACTGTCGGCTCAAGTTTCCTCCTATAAGCCATGTTATACCAATTGCCCTTCAAAGTGTCGCAAACCGAACGCGCCTAAGGGTATGCGCGAACCCGTTCTCGCTTCGCTCGGAGCACGCGCACTTTTCAAGCGCAAAAGCGGCGCTTGAAAAGGCACTTGGTATTAGCAGATCCCGACTGGCAGGACCTGGTTGAAGACTTTTGACCGCCGCTCCCCGCACCGGC contains these protein-coding regions:
- a CDS encoding nucleotidyltransferase domain-containing protein produces the protein MSRQSPDIPLPPRLLEALQGLARAYRQQGADLFVFGSFARGDARRTSDLDLGVEWRGEPSKRTFSRLYDDVQALPTIRKIDLVDFSQASPGFRCLAERDKLPLA